In one window of Rhizobium oryzihabitans DNA:
- a CDS encoding phage baseplate protein: MSLLDDAFALIFSPTRLIGFIIPDVVVEEVHRDQLVITDHPVEQGAAISDHAFKMPSEIEMRCGWSNSTAGTTGYVQAVYQELLALQQMRLPFSVFTGKRSYSNMLIRSLEVVTDEHSENALLVTVGLREIIIVSTTTTSAPKSQQSQAARTTSIGNGGAKQYQTTGFTYARDG; encoded by the coding sequence ATGTCTTTGCTTGACGACGCCTTTGCTCTGATCTTCTCCCCCACGCGCCTCATCGGGTTCATCATCCCCGATGTGGTCGTGGAAGAGGTGCACCGCGACCAGCTGGTGATTACCGATCATCCGGTGGAGCAGGGAGCGGCAATCTCGGATCATGCATTCAAGATGCCTTCCGAGATCGAGATGCGCTGTGGGTGGTCGAACTCGACGGCCGGAACGACGGGATATGTGCAGGCGGTCTATCAGGAGCTTTTGGCGCTCCAGCAGATGCGCCTGCCGTTTTCGGTCTTCACCGGCAAGCGCTCATATTCGAACATGCTGATCCGATCGCTTGAAGTGGTGACGGATGAACATTCGGAAAATGCGCTGCTGGTGACGGTCGGGCTTCGCGAGATCATCATCGTCAGCACGACAACGACCTCAGCGCCGAAAAGCCAGCAGAGCCAAGCGGCGCGTACAACGTCGATCGGCAATGGCGGAGCGAAGCAGTACCAGACGACCGGGTTCACCTACGCGCGCGACGGCTGA
- a CDS encoding phage baseplate plug family protein has protein sequence MATYYEIPLSGSPETFSIILKETTYQLTTRYVAADMGGWLLDIADADGNPLANGLPMVTGADLLAQYAYLGIGVALYVATDGDPDAVPTFDNLGTTSHLYTKV, from the coding sequence GTGGCAACATACTACGAAATCCCTCTCAGCGGCTCACCAGAGACGTTTTCGATCATTTTGAAGGAAACCACGTACCAACTGACGACGCGCTATGTGGCGGCAGATATGGGCGGCTGGCTGCTGGATATTGCTGATGCTGACGGCAACCCGCTGGCAAACGGTCTCCCGATGGTCACCGGCGCTGATCTCTTGGCGCAGTACGCATATCTCGGGATCGGTGTTGCGCTCTACGTGGCGACCGACGGCGATCCTGATGCCGTTCCGACGTTCGATAATCTCGGCACCACGTCGCATCTCTATACCAAGGTTTGA
- a CDS encoding phage protein, which translates to MAQQWLRYCKLTVAGGGDSVDLSQLRIRFQVTQHNLQSPNAADITITNLSDQTVKRIKGEGTEVTLEAGYEENPGLIFKGQIIQKRSGRENPVDTYLNIIAQGGDQAYNFATVSKTLAAGHSYRDQVLAVYEALKPFGITLGKIADLGDKKMPRARVMFGMARDILRTIAISTGTSWSIQNNELTVTKNNEPKEGGAIVLNSRTGLIGLPVQSIDGILVTCLLNPQIGPGSLIQIDQASVQEAKLSADYTAVVNNAMIPSTADDGFYKCLVVNHSGDTRGDPWYTQILCLRADGKGPIPLSIASQGIAL; encoded by the coding sequence ATGGCTCAGCAATGGCTCCGGTACTGCAAGCTCACTGTGGCTGGCGGCGGTGACAGCGTTGACCTGTCGCAGCTTCGCATCCGGTTTCAGGTTACGCAGCACAATCTGCAGTCTCCGAATGCAGCGGACATCACGATCACCAACCTGTCGGATCAGACGGTAAAGCGTATCAAGGGTGAGGGCACGGAAGTCACGCTTGAGGCCGGCTACGAGGAAAACCCCGGCCTGATTTTCAAAGGCCAGATCATCCAGAAGCGCTCCGGCCGTGAAAACCCGGTCGACACTTATCTTAACATCATCGCACAGGGCGGTGATCAAGCTTACAATTTCGCGACGGTTAGCAAGACGCTGGCCGCCGGCCATAGCTATCGTGATCAGGTTTTGGCGGTTTACGAGGCTCTCAAGCCGTTTGGCATCACCTTGGGAAAGATTGCCGATCTGGGTGACAAGAAGATGCCTCGGGCGCGCGTCATGTTCGGCATGGCTCGGGACATCCTTCGCACCATCGCGATTTCGACCGGAACGAGCTGGTCGATCCAGAACAACGAACTGACCGTCACGAAGAACAACGAGCCGAAAGAGGGCGGCGCAATCGTCCTCAACTCGCGCACCGGCTTGATTGGACTTCCCGTCCAATCGATCGACGGCATTCTGGTGACGTGCCTGCTCAACCCGCAGATCGGCCCGGGCAGCCTTATCCAGATCGATCAGGCATCGGTTCAGGAAGCAAAACTGAGCGCTGATTACACCGCGGTCGTCAACAACGCCATGATCCCGTCAACCGCCGACGACGGCTTTTACAAGTGCCTTGTGGTCAACCACAGCGGGGATACCCGCGGTGATCCTTGGTACACTCAAATCCTTTGCCTTCGCGCTGATGGCAAGGGACCAATACCTCTTTCCATCGCTTCTCAAGGGATCGCTCTCTAA
- a CDS encoding Gp138 family membrane-puncturing spike protein, producing MDIRERTGDLEEAFRAMLDGFKASLWTAVPAIVQSVDFAKQTATLQPAIKSQQKMPDGSVKAVDLPLLTDVPMHFPTGGGASMTFPVKAGDEALVVFSSRPSDAWQQSGGVQSQIDARTHDLSDGFAMVGFRSNGKALTNVSTDSVQLRSDSGNTTVSLKEDDVKVQTSGSSGTFTPSQVNMTVGGMLVNITSSRVDLGGLGGSRVSTEAGPSNKVYAVL from the coding sequence ATGGATATCAGGGAACGCACTGGCGATCTGGAAGAGGCCTTCCGGGCGATGCTCGACGGCTTCAAGGCTTCGCTGTGGACGGCTGTTCCGGCCATCGTCCAATCTGTGGACTTCGCCAAACAGACGGCAACGCTTCAGCCGGCGATCAAAAGCCAGCAGAAGATGCCAGACGGATCGGTGAAGGCAGTTGATCTTCCGCTATTGACGGACGTGCCGATGCACTTTCCGACAGGCGGCGGGGCATCCATGACTTTCCCGGTAAAAGCTGGCGATGAGGCGCTTGTCGTCTTTTCTTCGCGGCCGAGCGATGCATGGCAGCAGAGCGGGGGCGTGCAAAGCCAGATCGACGCGCGCACGCATGACCTGTCTGATGGCTTTGCGATGGTCGGGTTCCGGTCGAACGGAAAGGCTTTGACCAACGTCAGCACAGATTCCGTTCAACTCCGGTCTGATAGCGGGAACACCACAGTTTCGCTGAAGGAGGACGATGTGAAGGTTCAGACCAGTGGATCAAGTGGCACCTTCACGCCGTCTCAAGTCAACATGACGGTAGGGGGAATGCTGGTGAACATCACCTCATCCAGAGTGGATCTCGGCGGCTTGGGTGGATCACGAGTCTCCACAGAAGCTGGACCGTCCAACAAGGTTTATGCGGTGCTTTGA
- a CDS encoding baseplate J/gp47 family protein — protein sequence MAMTPVCVIDQNGISVPAYTDVMTYLKSAYQGIYGSDVYLEPDSLDGQFIALLALAITDANNMAASVYNAFSPSTAQGVGLSSVVKINGIARNIASNSTVDVALIGVAGTTVTNGIVSDDAGNNWSLPASVVIPPSGTITVTAVCQTIGAVTAAIGAVSTIATPTRGWQSVSNAAIANPGNPVETDANLRNRQATSTALPSLTILEGIVGAVAAITGVTRYRAYENDTDVTDSNGIPSHSIALIVEGGDAQTIGQTIADKKTPGSGTFGTTTVTIVDDIGVSHAVKFSRPVSIGIKAGITVKAFAGYTVAIENALKQAVADYINALPIGQSVFYTRLYVPANLGNNSSGATYEVTNLQIAKLADSLAAADIAIAFNEAAACGVANIVVTVT from the coding sequence ATGGCTATGACACCAGTCTGCGTGATTGATCAGAACGGCATCAGCGTTCCGGCTTATACGGACGTGATGACCTATCTCAAGAGCGCGTATCAGGGCATCTATGGCTCTGACGTCTATCTGGAGCCGGATTCCCTCGATGGTCAATTCATCGCGCTTCTGGCACTGGCAATCACCGACGCCAATAACATGGCTGCTTCGGTCTATAACGCCTTCTCGCCCTCGACGGCGCAGGGCGTTGGCCTGTCCAGCGTCGTGAAGATCAACGGGATCGCGCGCAACATCGCGTCCAACTCTACGGTTGATGTGGCGCTGATCGGTGTTGCCGGCACAACAGTCACCAATGGAATCGTGTCGGACGATGCGGGCAACAACTGGAGCCTCCCAGCTAGCGTCGTTATCCCGCCGTCCGGCACGATCACGGTTACGGCAGTCTGCCAGACCATCGGCGCCGTCACCGCAGCTATCGGCGCTGTATCGACCATCGCCACACCGACGCGCGGCTGGCAGAGCGTCTCAAATGCCGCAATCGCCAATCCGGGCAATCCGGTCGAGACGGACGCCAACCTTCGCAATCGGCAGGCCACGTCCACTGCTTTGCCCTCCCTGACCATTCTGGAGGGGATTGTCGGCGCAGTGGCGGCTATCACTGGCGTAACCCGGTATCGCGCCTACGAGAACGATACGGACGTCACGGACAGCAACGGCATTCCGAGCCATTCGATTGCGCTGATCGTGGAAGGCGGTGATGCCCAGACCATCGGCCAGACGATTGCTGACAAGAAAACGCCAGGGTCTGGAACGTTCGGAACGACGACGGTCACAATTGTCGATGACATTGGCGTTTCGCACGCCGTCAAGTTTTCACGCCCCGTGTCCATCGGCATAAAGGCCGGCATCACCGTCAAGGCGTTCGCGGGGTACACGGTTGCGATTGAGAACGCGCTGAAACAGGCAGTGGCCGATTACATCAATGCCCTGCCGATCGGTCAGAGCGTGTTCTACACGCGCCTCTACGTCCCCGCGAACCTTGGTAACAACAGTTCGGGCGCGACATATGAGGTAACGAATTTGCAGATCGCAAAACTCGCTGACTCATTGGCCGCTGCGGACATCGCCATTGCCTTCAATGAAGCCGCGGCCTGCGGTGTCGCCAATATCGTCGTCACGGTGACATGA
- a CDS encoding DUF2612 domain-containing protein: MATTDDYLDLITPYYRGKPVFTSTLTAVLDPFANLQLMLGQMPQDFDLDVAVGVQLDAVGQWVGRSRFIPTPIPNIWFSFDDALRGFDLGVWKGPYDSDSGVTRLDDETYRIFLQAKIAANQWDGRVETAQAAFNLVFSQSPGTHIFVIDNFDMTMTVGISGTIPSLLFIALLNQGFLPIKPEGVRVNYAITTVTSAPVFGFDVSNQYIGGFDAGSWGVGPSYFTS, translated from the coding sequence ATGGCCACAACTGACGACTATCTCGATCTCATCACGCCGTATTATCGCGGGAAGCCGGTCTTCACATCGACGCTGACGGCGGTTCTTGATCCCTTTGCAAACCTTCAGCTCATGCTCGGCCAGATGCCGCAGGACTTTGATCTTGATGTGGCTGTTGGCGTGCAACTCGACGCCGTCGGCCAGTGGGTCGGGCGATCCCGCTTCATACCGACGCCGATCCCGAACATCTGGTTTAGCTTTGACGATGCGCTCCGGGGCTTTGATCTTGGCGTCTGGAAAGGGCCGTATGACAGTGACAGCGGTGTCACGCGTCTCGATGATGAAACGTACCGGATATTCCTTCAGGCAAAGATTGCGGCGAACCAGTGGGATGGACGGGTTGAAACGGCGCAGGCCGCATTCAACCTAGTTTTCTCGCAGTCGCCGGGAACGCACATTTTTGTCATCGACAATTTCGATATGACGATGACGGTAGGAATTTCCGGCACAATTCCGTCGCTGCTCTTTATCGCGCTGTTGAACCAAGGGTTTCTACCGATCAAGCCGGAAGGCGTTCGAGTCAACTACGCCATCACGACTGTGACCAGCGCGCCGGTGTTTGGCTTCGACGTGAGCAACCAGTACATCGGCGGATTTGACGCCGGTTCATGGGGCGTCGGTCCCTCCTACTTCACATCCTAA
- a CDS encoding DUF4376 domain-containing protein, translating to MPTFARVDNERVIEVVSLDKGVKISDAVHPDLSAQFKACADGVSPGWIYDGKTFRQPVAEPITKSELLAYAAMKRFEIETGGIVVNGCRVDTSRDSQSMIANAHSYVVASGAASTKFKSLSGFVTLSAAEVKETALAVGAHVQSLFDAEATIDALITSGDIASLADIDAYQWRSGD from the coding sequence ATGCCCACTTTTGCCCGAGTAGACAACGAGCGTGTGATAGAGGTCGTGTCACTCGATAAAGGCGTGAAAATTTCCGATGCCGTCCACCCGGACCTATCCGCACAATTCAAAGCCTGTGCTGATGGTGTGTCGCCCGGATGGATCTATGATGGGAAAACCTTCCGCCAGCCGGTTGCTGAACCCATCACGAAGAGTGAATTGCTAGCCTATGCCGCCATGAAAAGGTTTGAAATCGAGACAGGCGGCATCGTTGTTAACGGCTGCCGCGTCGATACCAGCCGTGACAGTCAATCGATGATCGCCAACGCTCATTCATATGTCGTCGCGTCGGGGGCCGCTTCCACCAAATTCAAATCCCTGTCTGGATTTGTGACTTTGTCTGCCGCCGAGGTTAAAGAAACGGCGCTTGCGGTAGGAGCGCACGTGCAGAGTTTGTTCGACGCCGAAGCCACCATCGACGCTTTGATCACCTCGGGTGACATTGCTAGCCTTGCCGATATCGACGCCTATCAGTGGCGCTCCGGTGATTAA
- a CDS encoding LamG domain-containing protein, whose translation MSIKTGTSVGNGSRRSVSIGWKPELVISIPDAPKIVALKLHDLWAGRSNVLGASNSYADGASITKDGYTVSQSPKWNDEGITYHHLAISRSAALKMALAGSQGNAIASRLIKFDDSSINLAAVIAKRDSTRDGVLQVGSSTTALLGGTALTEPGAITNLTTGQCTVSTSPYVNEYDAAQELGEGIDFIGFESGANFATATFTGSGANRAVSLGFQPKAVIVAKLSGTLQAAWIKTDTMSASGAKQMSAAAGIVASGISFDADGLQLTAGSALNVNTANYVVIAFRDHAETPTAAPAVKKSGKKAVLLSARGTTSWINCGTDNSLVIDGAMSMEWMGGIEPTTRANASVMMWRGASTAVSALQQSLFMGAIGWVGLAGNWSGPIMAVGCSDRMDFATSSTNILNPFRTGLIPDYGSIIHWLATHDGSGGWMLYRNGQLVRQRALDMVAINGQPNIDGQTGHRMILGAAYNGGAPVQMSRQRVSLARLYNRALTPSEVAIRFARASLGSSEADVTSGLVEEWDAANATGSTLAATVSSANNGAIVGGSIITL comes from the coding sequence ATGAGCATCAAGACAGGAACTTCTGTTGGCAACGGTTCGCGGCGCAGCGTCTCGATCGGGTGGAAGCCGGAACTCGTCATTTCCATTCCCGATGCGCCGAAGATTGTTGCACTCAAGCTGCATGATCTGTGGGCGGGGCGGTCCAACGTGCTGGGAGCGTCCAACAGCTACGCAGATGGGGCCAGTATCACCAAGGATGGCTATACCGTCTCGCAGTCGCCCAAATGGAACGACGAGGGCATCACCTATCATCATCTCGCCATATCGCGCTCTGCTGCTCTCAAGATGGCGCTTGCCGGTTCTCAGGGCAACGCCATCGCCAGCCGGCTGATCAAGTTCGATGACAGCAGCATCAACCTCGCCGCCGTAATTGCCAAGCGCGATAGCACGCGTGACGGGGTTCTTCAGGTCGGATCGTCCACCACGGCGCTACTTGGCGGAACGGCGCTGACGGAACCAGGAGCAATCACCAATCTGACGACAGGCCAGTGCACCGTTTCCACATCACCATATGTCAACGAATATGACGCGGCGCAGGAGTTGGGCGAAGGCATCGACTTCATCGGGTTCGAGAGCGGAGCAAACTTCGCGACGGCGACATTTACCGGTTCTGGCGCAAATCGTGCCGTCAGTCTTGGTTTCCAGCCAAAGGCTGTCATCGTCGCCAAACTGAGCGGCACGCTTCAGGCTGCATGGATCAAGACGGACACCATGTCGGCCAGCGGTGCAAAACAGATGTCCGCAGCGGCCGGTATTGTGGCGTCCGGCATTTCCTTCGACGCTGATGGCCTCCAGCTTACCGCAGGTTCCGCGCTGAACGTCAACACGGCAAACTATGTCGTTATCGCCTTCCGTGACCACGCAGAAACGCCAACCGCGGCACCAGCCGTCAAGAAGTCCGGCAAGAAGGCTGTGCTGCTCTCCGCTCGGGGCACAACGTCATGGATCAACTGCGGCACGGATAACAGCCTGGTTATCGACGGCGCCATGTCGATGGAGTGGATGGGCGGTATTGAGCCGACCACCCGCGCCAACGCCAGCGTCATGATGTGGCGCGGTGCCAGCACGGCTGTCTCGGCGCTTCAACAGTCCCTATTCATGGGTGCTATCGGTTGGGTAGGTCTTGCCGGCAACTGGAGCGGCCCGATCATGGCGGTTGGTTGTTCTGACCGCATGGACTTCGCCACGTCGTCCACGAACATCCTCAATCCGTTCCGAACCGGCCTGATCCCGGATTACGGTTCTATCATCCACTGGCTGGCCACACACGACGGATCGGGTGGCTGGATGCTCTACCGCAACGGTCAACTGGTTCGCCAGCGTGCGCTCGATATGGTCGCTATCAACGGGCAACCGAACATCGACGGGCAAACGGGTCACCGCATGATCCTTGGCGCGGCCTACAACGGGGGTGCACCGGTTCAAATGTCTCGTCAGCGTGTTTCTCTCGCTCGGCTGTATAATCGCGCCCTGACGCCTTCCGAGGTTGCCATCCGCTTTGCTCGGGCCAGCCTTGGCAGTTCTGAGGCAGACGTGACGAGCGGTCTTGTCGAAGAGTGGGACGCTGCAAATGCTACCGGCTCCACGCTGGCCGCAACCGTCTCCAGCGCGAACAACGGCGCCATCGTCGGCGGCTCAATCATCACGCTCTGA
- a CDS encoding phage tail assembly chaperone — translation MNLQKLLCAELKRQLEGKGVAMVAIPAGGELLWKWFMALHKTRQAGMNGPQPITYAEIAAYSRIYSLPIEPRHVAILVAMDQAYLETVYKKQPQAPEGVKVLPPVSKAPLTAGLFDAQFGGAK, via the coding sequence GTGAACCTACAAAAACTCCTCTGCGCCGAACTGAAGCGCCAACTCGAGGGCAAGGGTGTTGCCATGGTGGCAATACCTGCCGGCGGTGAACTGCTGTGGAAATGGTTCATGGCCCTGCACAAGACCCGGCAGGCTGGCATGAACGGCCCGCAGCCGATCACTTATGCGGAAATTGCGGCCTACAGTCGTATCTACTCATTGCCGATCGAGCCGCGCCATGTGGCCATCCTCGTCGCCATGGACCAGGCCTATCTCGAAACGGTCTACAAGAAGCAGCCGCAGGCACCGGAAGGCGTGAAGGTTCTCCCGCCGGTATCAAAAGCTCCGCTGACGGCCGGTCTCTTTGATGCTCAATTCGGGGGCGCAAAATGA
- a CDS encoding terminase large subunit, translated as MVSQFKATRPEWIFDGSEIEDPFGKGEKAVQFLRALNHPKSEDGKFDLPLFWERIVRRIYGPCFPDGRRQVKTVFILLPRGARKTTMGAGLALLHTVGYERVPSGQVFVAGSAEEDARIAFDEAVSIVDETEWLQEKMKPTESTFVLEHRLSKAKFRALASAKRGKLGKTANFVLADELINWEGEIARTMWAALRTSLNKTTGSLLIIITQAGRGQENLAYERLKYARRVQSGEIEDPRFLPVLFETEPDADWQDEDLWHFVNPGLADGYPDIDGLRTMANEAREQPAERDNFRQYHLNTWLDYSASPFVSMPVYDEGNFRPDLDELEANQTPCYLGVDLSKTTDLTAVVAAWGDRENGYAVHPWFYLPRDNLLKRGAREGVNYALWEEQGHITLTEGNVVDYHAVEAHIKELCARFNVREIAFDPALARNSINNLLDEGLPVVEFRQGWLTMSPAINELERAILSRQFQHGGHPILRWHFDNIAIREDSSGNRSFHKAKSKDHIDGAVATAMAVARCAAGDSGRSSYDDFDGDIGEWSYA; from the coding sequence GTGGTCTCACAGTTTAAGGCAACCCGCCCGGAGTGGATCTTCGACGGCAGCGAGATTGAAGACCCGTTCGGCAAGGGTGAGAAAGCGGTGCAGTTTCTCCGCGCCCTCAATCACCCGAAAAGCGAAGACGGCAAATTCGACCTCCCGCTGTTCTGGGAGCGCATCGTGCGCCGCATCTATGGCCCATGTTTCCCCGATGGCCGCCGACAGGTGAAGACCGTTTTCATCCTGCTCCCGCGTGGTGCGCGCAAGACCACCATGGGCGCAGGCCTCGCATTGCTCCATACAGTGGGCTACGAGCGCGTTCCGTCCGGTCAGGTGTTCGTTGCCGGCTCGGCAGAGGAAGATGCGAGGATCGCTTTCGATGAGGCTGTCAGCATCGTTGACGAGACCGAGTGGCTTCAGGAGAAGATGAAGCCAACCGAAAGCACGTTCGTCCTTGAGCACAGGTTGAGCAAGGCGAAGTTCCGGGCGCTGGCATCGGCCAAGCGGGGCAAGCTCGGCAAGACGGCAAACTTCGTGCTGGCTGACGAGTTGATCAACTGGGAGGGCGAGATTGCCCGCACCATGTGGGCCGCGCTTCGAACCTCGCTGAACAAGACGACCGGCTCGCTGTTGATCATCATCACCCAAGCGGGCCGAGGACAGGAGAACCTCGCCTATGAGCGCCTGAAATATGCGCGCCGGGTACAGTCTGGAGAGATTGAAGATCCTCGCTTCCTGCCGGTGCTCTTCGAGACCGAGCCTGATGCAGATTGGCAGGACGAAGACCTCTGGCACTTCGTCAATCCCGGCCTTGCCGATGGCTACCCTGATATTGACGGCCTGCGAACCATGGCGAACGAGGCACGAGAGCAGCCCGCAGAGCGCGATAACTTCCGCCAGTACCATCTCAACACCTGGCTCGATTACAGCGCGTCTCCGTTCGTCTCCATGCCGGTTTACGACGAGGGGAACTTTCGTCCAGATTTGGACGAATTGGAAGCAAACCAGACGCCTTGCTATCTCGGCGTGGACCTCTCCAAGACAACCGACTTGACCGCCGTTGTTGCCGCGTGGGGAGACCGTGAGAACGGTTATGCCGTCCATCCGTGGTTCTACCTGCCGAGAGACAATCTGCTGAAGCGTGGTGCGCGTGAGGGCGTCAATTACGCGCTGTGGGAGGAACAAGGCCACATCACGCTCACAGAGGGCAACGTGGTCGATTACCACGCGGTAGAGGCTCACATCAAAGAGCTATGCGCCCGGTTCAACGTCCGCGAAATCGCGTTCGATCCGGCCCTCGCCCGCAACAGCATCAACAATCTTCTCGATGAAGGTTTGCCCGTGGTCGAGTTCCGACAGGGCTGGCTCACGATGTCCCCTGCCATCAACGAGCTTGAGCGCGCGATCCTCTCCCGCCAGTTCCAGCACGGTGGCCACCCGATCCTGCGCTGGCATTTCGATAACATCGCCATCCGCGAAGACAGTTCCGGCAACCGATCTTTCCACAAGGCCAAGAGCAAAGACCACATCGATGGCGCCGTCGCCACAGCCATGGCCGTTGCCCGCTGCGCTGCCGGCGATAGCGGCCGATCCTCTTACGACGATTTCGATGGTGACATCGGAGAATGGAGCTACGCATGA
- a CDS encoding phage terminase small subunit P27 family translates to MSSKGTRGAKATLKAIDGGLKGVPKPSANLPEVMVEEWNIIAAEMVQRQILTASMTGLLEAYLIAIWTVRECQKAIEEHGILTKTAHGNLKPNPASGLMSKAQETVARMSAELGLTPAARSKQGFAEKPVKQGGAPSGLTV, encoded by the coding sequence ATGAGCAGCAAAGGGACACGCGGAGCAAAGGCCACGCTGAAGGCCATCGACGGCGGTTTGAAGGGCGTTCCGAAACCTTCGGCAAATTTGCCGGAAGTCATGGTCGAGGAGTGGAACATCATCGCCGCCGAAATGGTGCAGCGGCAAATCCTGACCGCATCCATGACTGGACTGCTTGAAGCGTACCTCATTGCGATCTGGACCGTGCGCGAATGCCAGAAGGCCATCGAGGAGCATGGCATCCTCACAAAGACAGCTCACGGCAATCTCAAGCCGAACCCAGCCTCTGGCCTGATGTCCAAGGCGCAGGAGACCGTTGCCCGCATGTCGGCAGAGCTCGGCCTAACACCGGCTGCCCGATCGAAGCAGGGTTTTGCTGAAAAGCCAGTAAAACAGGGAGGCGCGCCAAGTGGTCTCACAGTTTAA
- a CDS encoding phage head closure protein — protein sequence MRAGKLDRSITVQSFTSTVNDYGTPIETWTDVATVRAQIIQSSTEEYLTNGASDTTSIIFRTRYFGAVAPKSRIIFEGEEYNVREVKEIGRRKGLDLRCERKVSA from the coding sequence ATGAGAGCCGGAAAGCTCGATCGCTCTATTACCGTCCAGAGCTTCACCAGCACCGTGAACGACTACGGCACGCCTATCGAGACGTGGACCGATGTCGCCACCGTGCGCGCCCAGATCATCCAGAGCAGCACAGAGGAGTATCTGACCAACGGCGCCAGCGACACCACGTCCATCATCTTCCGCACCCGCTACTTTGGCGCGGTCGCTCCGAAGTCTCGCATCATCTTCGAGGGCGAGGAATACAACGTCCGCGAGGTCAAAGAGATCGGCCGCCGTAAGGGCCTGGACCTGCGCTGTGAACGCAAGGTGTCCGCATGA
- a CDS encoding DUF3168 domain-containing protein — MSAELALQKAIRVRLTGAAAVTGLVPAANILDRNERPNPRPSIVIGEGQSVDEGDSIARTLTRVYMDLHVWVEEPSTEISKRISGAIRSAIKFAKLTDLDGFHFADCRVRGSRFLRDPDGKTSHAIVTIDALVQEV; from the coding sequence ATGAGCGCTGAACTCGCCCTGCAGAAAGCCATCCGAGTGAGGTTAACTGGTGCCGCCGCCGTCACTGGTTTGGTCCCGGCCGCCAACATCCTCGACCGCAACGAGCGCCCCAACCCGCGCCCATCCATCGTCATCGGTGAAGGCCAGAGCGTGGACGAAGGCGACAGCATCGCCCGCACGCTGACACGGGTTTACATGGACCTGCATGTCTGGGTCGAGGAGCCATCGACAGAGATCAGCAAGCGTATTTCAGGAGCAATTCGGAGTGCGATTAAATTCGCCAAATTGACGGATTTGGACGGCTTCCACTTCGCTGACTGCCGTGTCCGTGGTTCCCGCTTCCTTCGCGATCCAGACGGCAAGACCAGCCACGCCATCGTCACCATCGACGCACTTGTGCAGGAGGTGTGA
- a CDS encoding HK97-gp10 family putative phage morphogenesis protein: MADDGGIGRIKQRLAMIPKNVRAAMVPELVKSGNDLAVTARILAPRDTGALQESITVTPGGSNTPPYSTPGGRVTVPELAVAVTAGNEDVRYAHLVEYGTQEAAAQPYFWPAFRLLRKKITGRIKRAAAKAVKQNWGGR, translated from the coding sequence TTGGCTGACGATGGTGGAATTGGTCGCATCAAACAGCGGCTGGCAATGATCCCGAAGAACGTCCGTGCCGCGATGGTGCCGGAGCTGGTGAAGTCAGGCAACGATCTGGCGGTAACAGCCCGCATCCTCGCACCACGGGACACAGGCGCATTGCAGGAGAGCATCACGGTCACGCCGGGTGGATCGAACACCCCGCCATACTCCACGCCCGGTGGTCGCGTCACGGTGCCAGAACTGGCCGTGGCTGTGACCGCTGGAAACGAGGATGTGAGGTATGCGCACCTCGTAGAGTACGGCACGCAGGAGGCCGCAGCGCAGCCGTATTTCTGGCCCGCCTTCCGTCTGCTCCGCAAGAAGATAACGGGCCGCATCAAGCGCGCCGCTGCCAAGGCTGTGAAGCAGAATTGGGGTGGCCGATGA
- a CDS encoding head-tail connector protein: MIVDVAILKQQLNATGIPGTDDDALIERKIEAAQNHIERLLGFKVEETYGGTDQDEIPPALVEAVCQLAAHWFENREATLIGVTGQELPFGVWQIVNEYREYSFG, encoded by the coding sequence ATGATTGTAGACGTTGCGATTTTGAAGCAGCAATTGAACGCCACCGGCATCCCCGGAACGGACGATGACGCGCTGATCGAGCGCAAGATCGAGGCCGCCCAGAACCATATCGAACGCCTTCTCGGCTTCAAGGTTGAGGAGACCTATGGCGGCACGGATCAAGACGAAATTCCGCCGGCGCTGGTTGAGGCTGTCTGTCAACTGGCGGCGCATTGGTTCGAAAACCGGGAAGCAACCCTCATCGGTGTGACCGGCCAGGAACTGCCCTTCGGCGTCTGGCAGATCGTCAACGAATACAGGGAGTATAGCTTTGGCTGA